Genomic DNA from Oscillospiraceae bacterium:
CATATCGGTGACTTTTTGTCAAGCACAAAATTCATAAATTTTATACTATTTACGTTTAAAAAGTTTGTGTTTATTGCTTACCGGCGTTTTTATCGGCGGACTTTTTCGCCCTTAGAGAACGAAAAAAATCCGACAGCAATTTTCGTGATTCCTCCGCCATAACACCTCCGACGATTTCCGGCTTGTGATTCAGAGGAAAATCGTTGAGGGATAGAACGGAGCCGAAAGAGCCCGCTTTGCTATCCGCGCATCCGTAAACAACGCGTCTTATTCGCGCGTTTACAATCGCACCGGCGCACATCGGACACGGCTCCATGGTCACATATAAATCGCATTTATGCAGCCGCCATCCGTCCAAAGCCTTATTGGCACGGGACAGAGCGATTATTTCGGCATGCGCAAGCGCGCTTTTTTTTGTCTCGCGCAGATTGTATCCCCACGAAACGA
This window encodes:
- the tadA gene encoding tRNA adenosine(34) deaminase TadA, whose protein sequence is MTEKKLNNNDKYFMGRALHYAALAARRGETPVGAVIVCDGEIVSWGYNLRETKKSALAHAEIIALSRANKALDGWRLHKCDLYVTMEPCPMCAGAIVNARIRRVVYGCADSKAGSFGSVLSLNDFPLNHKPEIVGGVMAEESRKLLSDFFRSLRAKKSADKNAGKQ